A genome region from Diorhabda carinulata isolate Delta chromosome 2, icDioCari1.1, whole genome shotgun sequence includes the following:
- the LOC130903551 gene encoding 3-hydroxyisobutyryl-CoA hydrolase, mitochondrial-like, which produces MFHFKQYKKMNIAFQHTTRLITRHVKRKLLRKYSTESLVVTKEVERAGLIILNRPHVLNALNEIMINETIELLSKWETKKEFVVIKGIESRAFCTGGDILECLKAIERTKNINILYKYIKKLNEILYLLFTYKIPIISIIDGIAFGAGASMAVFSKHPVVTENTLLSMPEVKFGFHPNAGGSYFLNKLDIPLRNFLALTGHVLKGADLIHIGYSKNFCYSKNIKKMEEDILNCSVTNDQHFNIEKYCEKTIPESYVATLIDKINRCFNEETVEDIISKLKDDNSLWSKETRRLLETYSPTSLKVILRQMQITRNMNLRDCLTLESNLSPNFYRFTDVLEGTKAIIVDKTYKPMWNPSKLSDVTEELIQNHFKSNNDISHKEMLDRRDTLQNDSNNK; this is translated from the exons ATGtttcattttaaacaatataaaaaaatgaatattgca tttcaacATACAACCAGATTAATAACGAGGCATGTGAAAAGAAAACTGTTGCGAAAGTATTCAACTGAATCGTTAGTAGTTACCAAAGAAGTAGAGAGGGCAGGACTTATTATTCTCAATAGACCTCACGTTTTAAATGCTCTTAATGAAATAATGATCAATGAAACAATAGAACTACTTTCAAAATGGgaaactaaaaaagaatttgtTGTTATAAAAGGGATAGAATCTAGAGCATTTTGTACTGGAGGAGACATATTAGAATGCCTCAAGGCTATTGAAAGgactaaaaatattaatatattatataaatatataaaaaaattgaatgaaatattatatttattatttacttataaaataccaataatttcaataattgatgGTATAGCTTTTGGAGCAGGAGCATCAATGGctgttttttcaaaacatcCAGTAGTTACAGAAAATACTTTATTATCAATGCCCGAGGTTAAATTTGGTTTCCATCCAAATGCAGGAGGATCATACTTCCTAAATAAACTTGATATACCTCTCCGTAATTTCCTGGCATTAACAGGACATGTATTGAAAGGAGCAGATTTAATTCACATAGGATACTCTAAAAACTTTTGCTAcagtaaaaatataaagaaaatggaagAAGATATTCTAAATTGCTCAGTTACAAATGACCAGCATtttaatattgagaaatattgcGAAAAAACTATACCAGAAAGCTACGTAGCTACattaatagataaaattaatagatGTTTTAATGAAGAAACTGTTGAAGATATTATTTCAAAGCTTAAAGATGATAACTCTCTTTGGTCTAAAGAAACGAGAAGATTACTGGAGACTTATTCACCTACAAGCTTAAAAGTTATTCTTAGACAAATGCAAATAACCAGAAATATGAACTTGAGAGATTGCTTAACATTGGAAAGTAACTTATCTCCTAATTTTTACAGATTCACGGACGTCTTGGAAG GAACCAAAGCTATTATTGTGGATAAGACATATAAACCGATGTGGAATCCATCGAAATTATCAGATGTCACagaagaattaattcaaaatcatttcaaatcaaataacgATATATCGCATAAAGAAATGTTGGATAGAAGAGACACTCTGCAAAATGAttcgaataataaataa
- the LOC130903552 gene encoding adenylate kinase-like isoform X1, translating to MGSYMSCIFTSSSPASTYDMSGIQNKNLPIIWITGPPNSGKKTIGRLIRNKYEFDYINITDLLREEINKESSRAVIIKRHINAQKKVPDYIVMDLLKESLLNSTTDKGFVISNFPKTIRQAEAFTREIGNVSFVFYLYTGFPLLIDRAQRKSPVPLDHDVLRRNLSLHTREIKACLGKFAVKIESINTSGLPEETFPKVESALIRRMNITRPIITETDYIQTQKIQQNDQQQKSPSIESINPEDIQNPDKSSKQEELSKEEECNKIKEIDSKEEMKIVENKIQELKEELVNSIMSNESDIDNIVTKDNEYEEKEIKFTELNQKSI from the exons ATGGGATCATATATGTCATGCATTTTCACT aGTTCTTCACCAGCATCTACCTACGACATGTCTggtatacaaaataaaaatttgccaATAATTTGGATAACCGGCCCGCCTAATTCCGGCAAAAAAACAATAGGACGACTTATTCGGAATAAATACGAGTTTGACTATATCAATATAACCGATTTATTGCGGGAGGAAATTAATAAAGAGTCTAGTAGAGCTGTTATTATCAAGAGACACATAAATGCACAAAAAAAGGTTCCAGAT tatatcGTCATGGACCTTCTGAAAGAGTCATTGTTGAATTCAACAACCGACAAGGGATTTGTGATAAGCAATTTTCCTAAAACAATTAGACAAGCCGAAGCTTTTACAAGAGAAATCGGTAATGTTAGCTTTGTATTTTATCTTTACACTGGATTTCCATTACTAATCGATCGCGCCCAACGGAAGTCTCCAGTTCCATTAGATCATGACGTCCTTCGAAGAAATCTATCGCTTCATACCAGAGAGATAAAAGCTTGTCTTGGAAAATTTGCCGTGAAAATTGAAAGT ATAAACACAAGTGGACTACCAGAGGAAACTTTTCCGAAAGTAGAAAGTGCTCTTATTCGAAGAATGAATATCACAAGACCAATAATAACTGAAACCGATTATATTCAAACTCAAAAGATTCAACAAAATGATCAACAACAAAAATCGCCATCAATTGAAAGCATAAATCCAGAAGACATACAAAATCCAGACAAATCCAGCAAGCAGGAGGAGTTGAGTAAAGAAGAGGAATGCAATAAGATAAAAGAAATTGACAgtaaagaagaaatgaaaatagttgaaaataaaatacaggAGTTGAAAGAAGAGTTGGTGAATTCCATTATGTCTAACGAAAGTGACATCGATAATATTGTAACGAAAGATAATGAATATGAGgaaaaagaaatcaaatttaCTGAACTAAATCAAAAGAGTATTTAG
- the LOC130903552 gene encoding adenylate kinase-like isoform X2, with the protein MSGIQNKNLPIIWITGPPNSGKKTIGRLIRNKYEFDYINITDLLREEINKESSRAVIIKRHINAQKKVPDYIVMDLLKESLLNSTTDKGFVISNFPKTIRQAEAFTREIGNVSFVFYLYTGFPLLIDRAQRKSPVPLDHDVLRRNLSLHTREIKACLGKFAVKIESINTSGLPEETFPKVESALIRRMNITRPIITETDYIQTQKIQQNDQQQKSPSIESINPEDIQNPDKSSKQEELSKEEECNKIKEIDSKEEMKIVENKIQELKEELVNSIMSNESDIDNIVTKDNEYEEKEIKFTELNQKSI; encoded by the exons ATGTCTggtatacaaaataaaaatttgccaATAATTTGGATAACCGGCCCGCCTAATTCCGGCAAAAAAACAATAGGACGACTTATTCGGAATAAATACGAGTTTGACTATATCAATATAACCGATTTATTGCGGGAGGAAATTAATAAAGAGTCTAGTAGAGCTGTTATTATCAAGAGACACATAAATGCACAAAAAAAGGTTCCAGAT tatatcGTCATGGACCTTCTGAAAGAGTCATTGTTGAATTCAACAACCGACAAGGGATTTGTGATAAGCAATTTTCCTAAAACAATTAGACAAGCCGAAGCTTTTACAAGAGAAATCGGTAATGTTAGCTTTGTATTTTATCTTTACACTGGATTTCCATTACTAATCGATCGCGCCCAACGGAAGTCTCCAGTTCCATTAGATCATGACGTCCTTCGAAGAAATCTATCGCTTCATACCAGAGAGATAAAAGCTTGTCTTGGAAAATTTGCCGTGAAAATTGAAAGT ATAAACACAAGTGGACTACCAGAGGAAACTTTTCCGAAAGTAGAAAGTGCTCTTATTCGAAGAATGAATATCACAAGACCAATAATAACTGAAACCGATTATATTCAAACTCAAAAGATTCAACAAAATGATCAACAACAAAAATCGCCATCAATTGAAAGCATAAATCCAGAAGACATACAAAATCCAGACAAATCCAGCAAGCAGGAGGAGTTGAGTAAAGAAGAGGAATGCAATAAGATAAAAGAAATTGACAgtaaagaagaaatgaaaatagttgaaaataaaatacaggAGTTGAAAGAAGAGTTGGTGAATTCCATTATGTCTAACGAAAGTGACATCGATAATATTGTAACGAAAGATAATGAATATGAGgaaaaagaaatcaaatttaCTGAACTAAATCAAAAGAGTATTTAG
- the LOC130903984 gene encoding uncharacterized protein LOC130903984 isoform X1 — MKNCHRSTLLPVIFWGNANKVEDCMAHARQKKGMAFNFSPLDGRKYSKRFTPPCQVLGCPEIAKSSTLIEDVAFDYYSVYGNWSITENSTCIKSIGLFTLLHQKQNYTKSIDACQKLGADIADVTSDIRTRRLSEIIDNLNGWYNVAYVGLDDMYEEGNFVTSFDVPLKCVPFRSWAPGHPISDTNKHNCVVLDANQLWRVVDCRRKFPVLCELLPQKPKEDGCDKIPNKDERIRCVTKFKNNSDFVRNLTRIEQCAIWNAEDNFNKNKKNKIISELNGYLE, encoded by the exons atgaaaaactgtcATAGATCTACTTTATTACCGGTTATATTTTGGGGAAACGCTAATAAAGTTGAAGATTGCATGGCTCATGCTAGACAAAAGAAAGGAATGGCATTCAATTTCAGTCCACTTGATGGGAGGAAGTATAGTAAAAGATTTACCCCACCATGTCAAGTATTAGGTTGTCCCGAAATTGCAAAAAGCTCAACTTTGATAGAAGATGTAGCGTTTGATTATTACAGCGTATACGGAAACTGGTCAA ttacaGAAAATAGTACCTGCATTAAAAGTATTGGATTATTCACTTTAttacatcaaaaacaaaattacacaaaatCTATCGACGCCTGTCAAAAATTGGGAGCAGATATCGCAGACGTTACCTCCGATATCAGAACTAGGCGTTTATCTGAGATAATTGATAATCTAAACGGTTGGTATAACGTGGCCTATGTAGGACTTGACGATATGTATGAAGAAGGAAATTTCGTTACTTCTTTTGATGTTCCATTGAAATGCGTTCCTTTTAG ATCATGGGCTCCGGGTCATCCCATATCCGACACGAACAAACATAATTGTGTAGTTTTAGACGCTAATCAACTTTGGAGAGTTGTAGATTGTAGAAGGAAATTTCCAGTATTGTGTGAATTACTACCTCAGAAGCCAAAGGAAGATGGTTGtgataaaattcctaataaag ATGAAAGAATAAGATGTGTCACTAAATTCAAGAACAATAGCGATTTTGTTAGGAATTTAACAAGAATTGAACAATGCGCGATTTGGAATGCCGAAGAtaactttaataaaaacaagaaaaataaaataatttctgaattaAATGGATATTTAGAATAG
- the LOC130903984 gene encoding collectin-10-like isoform X2: protein MIVTLPEQPMQKTCVTENSTCIKSIGLFTLLHQKQNYTKSIDACQKLGADIADVTSDIRTRRLSEIIDNLNGWYNVAYVGLDDMYEEGNFVTSFDVPLKCVPFRSWAPGHPISDTNKHNCVVLDANQLWRVVDCRRKFPVLCELLPQKPKEDGCDKIPNKDERIRCVTKFKNNSDFVRNLTRIEQCAIWNAEDNFNKNKKNKIISELNGYLE from the exons ATGATTGTTACTTTACCAGAGCAGCCTATGCAGAAAACATGCG ttacaGAAAATAGTACCTGCATTAAAAGTATTGGATTATTCACTTTAttacatcaaaaacaaaattacacaaaatCTATCGACGCCTGTCAAAAATTGGGAGCAGATATCGCAGACGTTACCTCCGATATCAGAACTAGGCGTTTATCTGAGATAATTGATAATCTAAACGGTTGGTATAACGTGGCCTATGTAGGACTTGACGATATGTATGAAGAAGGAAATTTCGTTACTTCTTTTGATGTTCCATTGAAATGCGTTCCTTTTAG ATCATGGGCTCCGGGTCATCCCATATCCGACACGAACAAACATAATTGTGTAGTTTTAGACGCTAATCAACTTTGGAGAGTTGTAGATTGTAGAAGGAAATTTCCAGTATTGTGTGAATTACTACCTCAGAAGCCAAAGGAAGATGGTTGtgataaaattcctaataaag ATGAAAGAATAAGATGTGTCACTAAATTCAAGAACAATAGCGATTTTGTTAGGAATTTAACAAGAATTGAACAATGCGCGATTTGGAATGCCGAAGAtaactttaataaaaacaagaaaaataaaataatttctgaattaAATGGATATTTAGAATAG